CGAACAGAGGATTTAAAAATTGATACGTACCGTGCTACCGGTGCGGGTGGTCAGCATATTAACACGACTGATTCGGCTGTCCGAATCACGCACATTCCGACAGGGGTTGTCGTAACTTGCCAATCCGAACGATCACAGATTAAAAACCGTGAAGCTGCCATGAAAATGCTAAAAGCTAAGTTATACCAACGGGAAATAGAACGCCAGGAACAAGAACTTTTAGAAATCCGCGGCGAGCAGAAGGAAATCGGCTGGGGAAGTCAAATTCGTTCTTACGTCTTCCATCCTTATTCTATGGTAAAAGACCATAGAACGAGCACAGAGAGTGGAAATGTTCAGGCGGTCATGGATGGAGATTTAGATCAATTTATTAATGCGTATTTGCGCTCAAGAATTTCATAAGAGAAATAAAGCCTTTGTCGACTGTTCGGCAAAGGCTTCTTTATTAGGAATTATCTTAATAACTAATAAAACTATCTAGACAGTACATCCTAATAGTAATTTTAACCCTTTAACACGTCACTTTATTGGCATTTACACCATAATTTACCCGTGCTATACTCACTTTCGGTTACTTGAACTAACAACGTAGAAGGAAAGCTAGAGGGGAAAATTATTATGAATATATTAAGCAATTTGACACAATCGTATCCTAGAACACGTGCAGCAGTAGATTATATTTTAGTACTGATTGGTTCAGCTATCATTGCTTTAGCATTTAACGTGTTTTTACTACCCAACCAGGTAGCTTCAGGTGGAGTAAGCGGAATTAGTACGATCCTAAAAACTGTCCTTGGACTGGAACCTGCATACGTTCAGTGGGCCTTTAATATTCCACTTTTTATTGCAGGTGTGATTCTATTAGGGAAGCAGTTTGGAGTAAAAACACTGGTAGGCACCATTGTTCTACCGTTTGTCGTTTTTTTGACAAAAAATTTAGACCCTTGGACAAACAATGCACTTCTTGCTGCGTTATTTGGGGGTATCGGTGTAGGTTTGGGACTTGGCATTGTATTTAGAGGGAATGCCTCCACAGGAGGGACAGACCTTGCAGCTCAAATAATCAATAAATACACAGGATTCACGCTTGGAAGATGTGTCGTAATGATCGATGGCCTAATCGTCCTTACAGCAGCCATTGTATTTGACATTGAAAAGGGATTGTATGCCTTAATTGCCTTATAT
The window above is part of the Bacillus sp. SORGH_AS_0510 genome. Proteins encoded here:
- a CDS encoding YitT family protein, which codes for MNILSNLTQSYPRTRAAVDYILVLIGSAIIALAFNVFLLPNQVASGGVSGISTILKTVLGLEPAYVQWAFNIPLFIAGVILLGKQFGVKTLVGTIVLPFVVFLTKNLDPWTNNALLAALFGGIGVGLGLGIVFRGNASTGGTDLAAQIINKYTGFTLGRCVVMIDGLIVLTAAIVFDIEKGLYALIALYVTSKTIDLIQVGFGRSKMAMIITNKQEEVREGILNKIDRGVTKLSAYGGFTDHERPVLMCVVDQSEFTKLKQLVKTLDPSAFVVVMDAAEVLGEGFKRE